The genomic stretch TATTCCATGAAAGGGCATGATTCAACTGGTCGTAAGCAGGGGCAATGTTGTCGAACATTTTCTCTACTTGGACGCTTTTCTTTTCGTCAGCGTTGTAGGGCTTGATTTTTTCTTGTGGGTAGTTCATGTTTAATTAAAATTGAAAATTAAAGATTAAAAGGAGAGGGTGGAGGATTTTTGGATTCCTGTACTTGTCTTTTAATCTTTAATTTTTCATTTTTATTTATTTCAAGTATTCGGTTACGTTCTTTTCTATACGTGCGGCGATGTTTTCAGTGTCTGCTTTCACAAATTTTTCGCCGGTGATGTGCTCGAACAGTTCCATGTAGCGTTCGCTGATAGAATTTACGATTTCCGGAGTCATTTCGGGAACTTGTTGTCCTTCTTTGCCTTGGAAACCATTTTCCATCAACCATTCGCGTACGAATTCTTTAGAAAGTTGTTTTTGAGGTTCGCCTTTTGCAAAGCGTTCTTCATAACCTTCCAAATAGAAGTAACGGCTTGAATCCGGAGTGTGGATCTCATCCATCAGGTAAATAGTGCCGTTGTGTTTACCGAATTCGTATTTGGTATCTACCAGGATCAGTCCGCGTTCTGCAGCGATTTCAGTACCGCGTTTGAACAGAGCCAATGTATATTTTTCCAATATTTCGTATTCTTCGGGAGTAGCCAGACCTTGTTTCAGAATTTCTTCCTTAGAGATGTCTTCGTCATGCAGGCCCATTTCGGCTTTAGTGGTTGGAGTAATGATTGGTTCGGGAAATTTCTGGTTTTCTTTCATTCCTTCGGGAAGTTGTACACCACAGATTTCGCGAACGCCGTTTTTGTAAGCACGCCATGCGCTACCGCACAGGTAACCACGGACAATCATTTCCACAGGAAAACCTTGACACATAACTCCTACGGTAACCATAGGATCTGGGGTCGCCATTTTCCAGTTGGGGCAGATGTCAGTAGTTGCATCCAGAAATTTGGCTGCAATCTGGTTCAGCATTTGTCCTTTGTAGGGAATACCTTCAGGCAGAACTACGTCGAATGCGGAGATACGGTCGGTAGCTACCATTACTAACTTTTCGTCATTGATGTTGTATACATCACGCACTTTGCCGTGGTACACACTTTTCTGTCCCGGAAAGTTAAAGTCTGTTCTTGTTAATGCTTTACTCATGTCTTTATTTATAATTAAAATCAATAAATTCGTTTTATGTTTTCAGATTTTTCACTTCGTTCAGAATGGCATGAATGAAGGGTTTTCTGTTTTTCTTCAAACTTCTCGTATGCTTCCACAATGCGGGTAACCAGTTTGTGCCGTACAATGTCCTTCTTGTTGAGTTCGATGAAACTGATTCCTTTCACGCCTTTCAGAATTTTTAGTGCTTGTATCAATCCCGAAGTTTGTGAAGATGGTAAGTCTATCTGTGTCATGTCACCTGTTACAATCATTTTGGTGTTCATCCCCATACGAGTGAGGAACATTTTAATTTGCTGGGTGGTGGTATTTTGAGCCTCGTCCAATATCACTACAGCGTCATTCAAGGTGCGTCCGCGCATAAATGCTAATGGGGCAATTTGAATCACATTCAGTTCCATATATTCTTTTAGCTTGGCGGCGGGAATCATATCTTGTAATGCGTCATATAGTGGTTGTAGATAAGGGTCAATCTTATCTTTCATATCACCGGGTAAAAATCCGAGTTTTTCTCCTGCCTCTACAGCTGGACGGCTCAAAATAATTTTTTTGATTTCTTTGTTTTTCAGAGAACGGACAGCAAGGGCAATAGCGGTATAGGTCTTTCCTGAACCTGCGGGACCGATAGCGAACAGCATATCGTTCTTCTCATATTCTTGTACCAGCCTCAATTGGTTCTCACTACGGGGGACGATCGGTTTTCCTGTTACACTGAATACAATAGTATCCCCTGTTTTCTCTATTTGGGGTGAACGACCTTTCACTATATCTAAAATCACTTCTTCTTTCAGTGAATTATACTGGGCGCAATGCTTTTCCAAAGCCAATATATTCTCTTCAAAAGCACACATTTCCTCTTCGTCTCCCAATACTTTGATGACATTTCCACGTGCCACAATTTTTAATTTGGGATACAAAGCTTGTATCATTTTCATATTGACGTTGTTTACGCCATAAAATATAACAGGATCAATATCCTCTAAAACTATATGTTTTTCTATCATTTAACTAGTTTAGGTACTTTACGTACTTGTTTATAGGGTGCAAATTTAATGAAAGGTTTTCATTGTTCTTATTTTCCGGGCAATTTATTTGCATAAGCTTTTTCAGAAAAAGGATTTTAATCTATCTTTGCGAGGAATTTGAAAAGATAGTTAGATTATGAATTGTATGAAAGGTGCATGTTGCACGCTATTGTCACTTTTGTTTTCCTTGACAGTTTCTTCCGGTTGCAAGGAAAAAGATATGTCCATGAAGATGAATGAGCCTCATAATATAAAAGGTGTAATTAGCTATAAACGTAGTTTCGGTGATTTGAATGATACTCATCTCAGTGTAGCGAAGAAAATAGGAATTCGCCCGTTGGCTTCTCGTTCGGAAGCAGAGGGATTGGGTGGTAAATTGGTCCAGATAAAACCTTGTGAGCGTTATGCTATGGATTCGCTGACTCACTCCATTCCTTTTCTGATTCCGCAAGCTAGTGCGTTATTGGATACAATAGGAGCCAATTTTTTGGATTCATTGAGTTGCAAAGGATTGAATCCTAATCAAATCATTGTTACTTCTGTACTTCGTACGGCAGATGATGTGAAACGTCTTCGTCGTCGCAATGGAAATGCTTCTGCTAATTCAGCTCATGCTTTTGGGACAACTTTCGATGTCAGTTACCGTCGGTTTTGTAAAGTGGAAGATCCGGATGGACGTCCTATGCAGGATGTTAGTCCGGATACGCTGAAGTTGGTATTGGCCGAGGTACTCCGTGATCTTCGGAAGTCGGACAAATGCTATATCAAATATGAGTTGAAACAGGGATGTTTTCATATAACAGCCCGCTGAATTATTGAATTTTCACTTGGTTAGAGGCTTTACGATGCGGTATTTCATATATTTGGCTTATGATGGGACAAATTATCACGGTTGGCAGATTCAGCCCAATGGTGACAGTGTACAGGAAACATTAATGCGTGCTTTTTCTACTTTTCTCCGTCAAGAAATAGAGGTAGTGGGAGCAGGACGTACTGATGCCGGCGTGCATGCACGTCTCATGGTCGCGCATTTTGATTATGACCAGGAGTTGGATTGTGTTCAGATAACGGAGAAATTGAATCGCTTGCTTCCTTCCGATATAGCGGTTTACGATGTGAAGCGGGTGAAGGATGATGCGCATGCCCGTTTTGACGCGACTTATCGTACTTATAAGTATTATGTGACTATCCGGAAAGATCCGTTTAACCGTCATTATGCTTGGAGGCTTTTTAATTCATTGGATTTTGAGAAAATGAATGAGGCTGCCCGTGTATTGTTTGATTATACTGATTTTACCAGTTTCAGTAAATTGCATACTGATGTGAAGACGAATAATTGCCGGATTATGTATGCTGAATGGACGCGGGTGAGTGGAACAGAATGGGTATTTACTATTAAAGCCGACCGTTTTTTACGGAATATGGTAAGGGCTGTGGTAGGTACGCTGGTGGAAGTGGGGCGTGGTAAAATGACTTTAGATGGGTTCAGGAAGGTGATAGAGAATAAAGATCGTTGTAGTGCCGGTAGTTCTGTGCCGGGACATGCCTTGTTTTTAGTAGATGTGGGATATCCGGAAGAACTGTTTATTGTTTCTCCGTCAGATATTTCCAATACCTGACAGGCATATCTTGCCGGTGTTTTTGGGGATTCCAACGTTCTTTGATACAAATGGACTTGAAATATGTTTTCCAAAGTTCCTGAAATAATCTCTCATTGTTGTCCATCAATGTTTCATTTAGCATTCCTGTGACCAGATGTGCTTGGCGGGGATCTTCAAATGTTACTTCTTCCATCTCTGTTAGATTATAGTAATACCCATATTGTCGCTTCACATCATAAATGAGCCAACGCTGGTCGGCAAAACGGTCTTTGAAATGATCCACAGCCAGTGGCAGTGCGTTGAATTGAGGTTTTACGGCTGCAAAGAAAGTTCCGTCCGCTGCTTTTTGGAAACGGACGAACTGCATGAGGTGTACTCGTTCTCCATCTACTCTTTTATAGATTTTCGCAAGCTCCAGCACATCAGGATCGGCAAAGTTGGTCTCAATAGAATGAGGAGAGTTTATGGCCTTCTGGATATAGTGGAAAAGCATTTCGTCCACCTTTGGTAATTCTGATAACCAGCAGCAGGTCAAGCTGAAAAGGGCATGCTTGGAGATTTTTTTCTGTAATCCGCGCCACACGCGTCCGGCTTTCTCTTCATCAGTGGCTATGTGTATGGCTTCATTGTAAAACAAGGGTAGCGGCTCGCCTTCCATCAAGAGCAAGTCAGGAAAGGTTTTGCGGAAGTAAGCATCGAAAATGCAAGTCAGCAAGCCTTCAAATGTATGGTCATAGATAAACAGAATCATTCGTTATCAGTAAAGTTTAGTATTAATTGGCGTTCGTCCACTTTCTTTTTGGGTTTGGGTACTAACAGTCTGCGTACTCCTGTCGGAGTTAGTTCATTAACAGTCCGGGTGGGGAGTTCGTTGCAGGTTATGAAGTATTGCGCTTTTTTCATCACTACACCTATTTTTTTCAGTTCATAGAATCCCAGTTTTGAGAAGCGGCGTGACGCGATGATTTGTCTTGCCGATTTGATTCCGATACCCGGTACTCTGAGAATCATTTCGTAATCTGCCTGGTTTATATCTATAGGAAATTGTTCTGGATGCCGTAATGCCCAACCTAATTTGGGGTCGATTTCCAAATCTAGATCAGGATAGGAGTCATCGACTATTTCTTCTACTTTAAATTGATAGAAACGTAACAGCCAGTCGGCTTGATACAAACGGTTCTCACGTACCAATGGCGGCTGTTTCAGTGCCGGAAGCCGTTTGTCGTATGTATTTACGGATATATATCCAGAGTAGTAGACGCGCCTCATGGTGGGGTGTTGGTAGAGTGAAGAAGAAAGATAAAGGATGTCTTTGTCTGATTCGGTTGTGGCACCGACAATCATCTGCGTACTTTGTCCGGCAGGAACGAAGCGTGGAACATGGCGGAATTTTTTTCGGTCTTCTTTGTTGGTAAGTATTCCCTGCTGGATATAGCGCATGGGCTGGTATACACTTTTGTGATCTTTTTCGGGAGCCAGTAATTTCAGATTCTCTTCTTTGGGAATTTCTATGTTTACACTGAGACGGTCGGCGTAGAGTCCGGCTTCATTGACTAGTTCGCGACTGGCTCCGGGGATACTTTTCAGGTGAATATATCCGTTGAATTTGTGTACTAACCGCAGGTCTTTGGCAACACGTACCAACCTTTCCATGGTGTAATCAGGATTGCGTACAACGCCGGAACTGAGGAAAAGCCCTTCTATATAGTTGCGTCGGTAGAATTCGATGGTGAGGTCTACCAGTTCGCTTACCGAAAGCGTGGCGCGGGGAATGTCATTGCTTCTTCTATTGATACAATAGGCACAGTCATAGATACAATAATTGGTCAGCATTATTTTCAGCAAGGATATGCAACGACCGTCCTCGGCGAAGCTATGGCATATCCCCCAGCCGCCTACGGTGTTTCCCAATGCGCCGGATTGGTTACGGCGCACGGTCCCACTACTAGAGCAGGAAACATCATATTTAGCAGATTCTGCGAGTATTTTCAATTTGGCAAGGACATTCTCATTCATTTGATCAGAATATTTCTGCCAAAAATACAGATAGTGTTTGGAATGGGCAAACGGTTTGGCATTCTCTCTGTTCATTTTTAACTTCTTTGTTACATTATGTTATTCTTTAGTCTTATTATCTGTGTCTTGCAATAGAAGAAAAATGTGTTTATTACCCAGCTAAATGCATTTGTTTCGCCTATGAATCAAGATAACCGGTCCTATAGTCAAAAAGAACCGGACGTTTTTAAAAAAGGTCTAGTTCTTTTTTTAAAAGAACTAGATGTTTAATAGAAAAGAACTAGATCTTTTTTGAAAACTTCAAGTTCTTTTTTTTGAAATGTTTGAAGAAACACTGAAGCTGCCAATCAGTATTGTTTCGTTATCAATAATAAAAAGAGGGCGGATGTTTTGTTCCGTCCTCTTCTTTATCTATTGTTTAACGAAATTAATGACAATGTCCGCATCCGCATCCACCTTCATCACCGCATCCTTCTCCGCAGTCACCACAACCACAGCCGCATCCTTCTCCACTCATCATTTTTACCATTTCCTGAATTTCTTCATTAGTGGCTGTGCGGGATTCTACTACTTCACCTTCAAAAGTGAGATCTTTACCTGCATGAGGATGGTTCAAATCTACAGTTACAGTGTCATTGGTTACTTCGCTTACGGTAGCGTAGAAGTGATGTCCCTCATTGTCCTGTAAGGGAATGACAGCTCCCGGGAAGATGCGTTCTTCATCAAAAACACCATCAATGGTGAACATATCTTTAGATACAGTGCGCACACCTTCGGGCATATATTCTCCGTAGGCTTCTGCGGTAGGAATGACAAATTTAAATTTGTCACCCTTCTTTAAGGCTGTTATTTCTGTTTCAAAGCGTTCCAGTGTGGTTCCTAATCCGGATATGAATTGGAAAGGATGTTCTACAGTTGCTTCTTCTACCAATGTTTTCTGGCCGTCCTGCATTACATAAAGTTTGTATGCTACGGTGATGTACTTATTTTCCATGTTTTCTTATTATAATAATGTAATATAAACTATTTACGTAAGTTTTTTGTTGGCAAAGATACGAATTAATTCCCCTTAATCCTTTGTTATTACGTTTATATTACATAAATTTGTTATTATGATACTATAAATGCGCTTTTGATTGCGTTTGATCCTTGATATAAATCAATTAACCGCTCTCCTTGATAGATTTTTGCTTTAATTAACGGATATATGACAACATGTCGTAAAGCATGTTGTTATATTTGCAGTGTAAAGAGAAAGAGATAACGAGATTGTTTTTAAAAGGTATTATTTAGTTCTTAGGTACTAAATAAATTGTTTTTAGGTTTAACAAATTAAAATTTTAGGTATTATGAAACGTTTAGTATTGTTGGTTGTAGTGGCATTAGGAATGTCAGCTACAAGTTTTGCAGGAGAAAAAGTAGAAGGTAAAGATTGGAAGGTAGATGTTAACGTCGCAAAGTTGAGCAAATATTTGAATTTGGATGCACGTCAGATGGAGGAAGTTGCTAATATTTCTGATTATTTTGCTGACAAAGTACAAAGCGCAAGCTACGCAAAAGAAGCTAAACAAGGTAAAAAATTGCGTGAAGCCGTATATGGAAACTTCAAACTGATGAAACGTACATTGACAAATGAGCAGTACAAGAAGTATGTACAGTTGTTGAATGTTACATTGAAAAACAAGGGGTTGGATTCCTATATGGAAGATGTGGCGAATAAGTAAATTTATAAAATGAAATAAATGAACTGAAAAGAGAATGCAAACCAATGCATTCTCTTTTTTATTTATCCGTTGGAAGATACAGTGTATATTTGTGATAAAATGATTGTTTAAAGCTCGATTTAGTTACGAATAATAATTTATAAGAAAAAAAATCTTCATTTTATTTGTTTGTTACGAAAAACGCCTTACCTTTGCAGTCGTTAAAGAAACAAAGAAAACAGATATATGAATATTACTACTCTAAATAACCTAGCAGTCCTGCATATTATTCGCGTCGTGGTGGTCACACTAGGAGCGTGAGAAAGGTTGTGTATGTGTAGTTGTACATATAAAGAAATAATTGGAAGCCTTTCTCACATGGTGAGGAAGGCTTTTTCAATAAGTATAGGACGTTATAGATTTAGAATAAGATGAAGAATCAGTTACGCAGTTCGTTTAGCACACAGGGTCGCCGTATGGCAGGAGCGAGAGCTTTATGGGTGGCTAACGGCATGAAAAAAGAAATGATGGGCAAGCCCATTATAGCCATAGTAAATTCGTTTACACAGTTTGTTCCGGGACATACCCATCTGCATGAAATAGGTCAGCAGGTGAAAGTTGAGATTGAAAAACTGGGATGTTTTGCAGCAGAATTCAATACGATTGCCATTGATGACGGAATAGCTATGGGACACGATGGTATGCTGTATTCACTGCCCAGTCGTGATATCATTGCCGACAGCGTGGAATATATGGTGAATGCTCACAAGGCGGATGCAATGGTGTGTATCAGTAATTGTGACAAAATCACTCCAGGTATGCTGATGGCTGCCATGCGACTGAACATACCGGCTGTTTTTGTATCGGGTGGTCCTATGGAAGCGGGAGAATGGAATAACCAGCATCTTGATTTGATAGACGCCATGATTAAATCTGCTGATGCATCGGTCAGCGATGAGGATGTGGCTCAAATTGAAAATAATGCGTGTCCTGGCTGTGGTTGCTGTTCGGGTATGTTTACGGCTAATTCCATGAATTGCCTCAATGAGGCTATTGGTCTGGGGCTTCCGGGGAATGGCACTATTTTGGCGACTCATGCCAACCGTACTCAGTTGTTTAAAGATGCGGCTGCTCTGATAGTGAAGAATGCTTATAAATATTATGAGGAGGGAGATGACAGCGTGTTACCACGCAACATTGCTACTCGTGACGCTTTTCTGAATGCCATGACATTGGATATTGCAATGGGTGGTTCTACCAATACTGTGCTCCATCTTTTAGCTATCGCCCACGAGGCGGAAGTAGATTTCAAGATGGATGATATTGATATGCTTTCACGCCATGTGCCTTGTTTGTGTAAAGTAGCTCCGAATACACAGAAATATCATATCCAGGATGTGAACCGTGCCGGTGGTATCCTTAATATATTGGGAGAATTATCCAAGGGTGGTTTGCTGAAAACTGATGTGAAACGAGTGGACGGCCTGACATTGGCGGAAGCTGTCGAAAAATATAATATATGTAAGAAAGAAGTGGATACTGAAGCAAAACGTATTTATTCAAGTGCTCCGGGAAACAAATTCAATATAAAGTTAGGTTCTCAGAATGCTGTTTATAAAGAACTGGATACAGATCGTGCCAATGGTTGTATCCGCGATTTGCAACATGCCTATAGTAAAGATGGGGGTTTGGCCGTTTTGAAAGGGAACATTGCACAGGATGGTTGCGTAGTGAAAACGGCCGGAGTGGATGAAAGTATTTGGAAATTCTCGGGGCCTGCCAAGGTGTTTGATTCGCAGGATGCTGCTTGTGAAGGTATTTTAGGAGGAAAAGTAGTCAGCGGAGATGTTGTTGTTATCACTCATGAAGGTCCGAAAGGTGGTCCCGGTATGCAGGAAATGCTTTATCCTACTTCTTATATCAAATCCAAGCATTTAGGAAAAGAATGTGCTTTGATTACCGACGGACGTTTTAGTGGAGGAACTTCGGGATTAAGCATCGGGCATATTTCTCCCGAAGCTGCAGCGGGTGGTAATATCGGAAAAATAGTGGATGGTGATATAATTGAAATCGATATTCCGAATCGCAGTATCAATGTGAAACTGAGTGACGAAGAATTGGCCGCCCGACCGATGACACCGGTGACCCGTGACCGTAAAGTTCCTAAAAGCTTGAAGGCATACGCTAGTATGGTAAGTTCTGCAGATAAAGGAGGAGTGAGAATCATTGACTAAATTAGAAATTAAAAATTGAGAATAAAAAAAATAGATTTGTTGTCATTGGTCGATTGTACGGCATCGTATTTTTTTGATTCTCAATTCTCAACTAAACAATTATGGCAAAAGAAAAGATAACAGGAGCAGAGGCG from Phocaeicola dorei encodes the following:
- a CDS encoding phosphoribosylaminoimidazolesuccinocarboxamide synthase — protein: MSKALTRTDFNFPGQKSVYHGKVRDVYNINDEKLVMVATDRISAFDVVLPEGIPYKGQMLNQIAAKFLDATTDICPNWKMATPDPMVTVGVMCQGFPVEMIVRGYLCGSAWRAYKNGVREICGVQLPEGMKENQKFPEPIITPTTKAEMGLHDEDISKEEILKQGLATPEEYEILEKYTLALFKRGTEIAAERGLILVDTKYEFGKHNGTIYLMDEIHTPDSSRYFYLEGYEERFAKGEPQKQLSKEFVREWLMENGFQGKEGQQVPEMTPEIVNSISERYMELFEHITGEKFVKADTENIAARIEKNVTEYLK
- a CDS encoding PhoH family protein — translated: MIEKHIVLEDIDPVIFYGVNNVNMKMIQALYPKLKIVARGNVIKVLGDEEEMCAFEENILALEKHCAQYNSLKEEVILDIVKGRSPQIEKTGDTIVFSVTGKPIVPRSENQLRLVQEYEKNDMLFAIGPAGSGKTYTAIALAVRSLKNKEIKKIILSRPAVEAGEKLGFLPGDMKDKIDPYLQPLYDALQDMIPAAKLKEYMELNVIQIAPLAFMRGRTLNDAVVILDEAQNTTTQQIKMFLTRMGMNTKMIVTGDMTQIDLPSSQTSGLIQALKILKGVKGISFIELNKKDIVRHKLVTRIVEAYEKFEEKQKTLHSCHSERSEKSENIKRIY
- a CDS encoding DUF5715 family protein, with the translated sequence MNCMKGACCTLLSLLFSLTVSSGCKEKDMSMKMNEPHNIKGVISYKRSFGDLNDTHLSVAKKIGIRPLASRSEAEGLGGKLVQIKPCERYAMDSLTHSIPFLIPQASALLDTIGANFLDSLSCKGLNPNQIIVTSVLRTADDVKRLRRRNGNASANSAHAFGTTFDVSYRRFCKVEDPDGRPMQDVSPDTLKLVLAEVLRDLRKSDKCYIKYELKQGCFHITAR
- the truA gene encoding tRNA pseudouridine(38-40) synthase TruA encodes the protein MRYFIYLAYDGTNYHGWQIQPNGDSVQETLMRAFSTFLRQEIEVVGAGRTDAGVHARLMVAHFDYDQELDCVQITEKLNRLLPSDIAVYDVKRVKDDAHARFDATYRTYKYYVTIRKDPFNRHYAWRLFNSLDFEKMNEAARVLFDYTDFTSFSKLHTDVKTNNCRIMYAEWTRVSGTEWVFTIKADRFLRNMVRAVVGTLVEVGRGKMTLDGFRKVIENKDRCSAGSSVPGHALFLVDVGYPEELFIVSPSDISNT
- a CDS encoding TIGR03915 family putative DNA repair protein, encoding MILFIYDHTFEGLLTCIFDAYFRKTFPDLLLMEGEPLPLFYNEAIHIATDEEKAGRVWRGLQKKISKHALFSLTCCWLSELPKVDEMLFHYIQKAINSPHSIETNFADPDVLELAKIYKRVDGERVHLMQFVRFQKAADGTFFAAVKPQFNALPLAVDHFKDRFADQRWLIYDVKRQYGYYYNLTEMEEVTFEDPRQAHLVTGMLNETLMDNNERLFQELWKTYFKSICIKERWNPQKHRQDMPVRYWKYLTEKQ
- a CDS encoding putative DNA modification/repair radical SAM protein — protein: MNENVLAKLKILAESAKYDVSCSSSGTVRRNQSGALGNTVGGWGICHSFAEDGRCISLLKIMLTNYCIYDCAYCINRRSNDIPRATLSVSELVDLTIEFYRRNYIEGLFLSSGVVRNPDYTMERLVRVAKDLRLVHKFNGYIHLKSIPGASRELVNEAGLYADRLSVNIEIPKEENLKLLAPEKDHKSVYQPMRYIQQGILTNKEDRKKFRHVPRFVPAGQSTQMIVGATTESDKDILYLSSSLYQHPTMRRVYYSGYISVNTYDKRLPALKQPPLVRENRLYQADWLLRFYQFKVEEIVDDSYPDLDLEIDPKLGWALRHPEQFPIDINQADYEMILRVPGIGIKSARQIIASRRFSKLGFYELKKIGVVMKKAQYFITCNELPTRTVNELTPTGVRRLLVPKPKKKVDERQLILNFTDNE
- a CDS encoding peptidylprolyl isomerase, yielding MENKYITVAYKLYVMQDGQKTLVEEATVEHPFQFISGLGTTLERFETEITALKKGDKFKFVIPTAEAYGEYMPEGVRTVSKDMFTIDGVFDEERIFPGAVIPLQDNEGHHFYATVSEVTNDTVTVDLNHPHAGKDLTFEGEVVESRTATNEEIQEMVKMMSGEGCGCGCGDCGEGCGDEGGCGCGHCH
- the ilvD gene encoding dihydroxy-acid dehydratase, with translation MKNQLRSSFSTQGRRMAGARALWVANGMKKEMMGKPIIAIVNSFTQFVPGHTHLHEIGQQVKVEIEKLGCFAAEFNTIAIDDGIAMGHDGMLYSLPSRDIIADSVEYMVNAHKADAMVCISNCDKITPGMLMAAMRLNIPAVFVSGGPMEAGEWNNQHLDLIDAMIKSADASVSDEDVAQIENNACPGCGCCSGMFTANSMNCLNEAIGLGLPGNGTILATHANRTQLFKDAAALIVKNAYKYYEEGDDSVLPRNIATRDAFLNAMTLDIAMGGSTNTVLHLLAIAHEAEVDFKMDDIDMLSRHVPCLCKVAPNTQKYHIQDVNRAGGILNILGELSKGGLLKTDVKRVDGLTLAEAVEKYNICKKEVDTEAKRIYSSAPGNKFNIKLGSQNAVYKELDTDRANGCIRDLQHAYSKDGGLAVLKGNIAQDGCVVKTAGVDESIWKFSGPAKVFDSQDAACEGILGGKVVSGDVVVITHEGPKGGPGMQEMLYPTSYIKSKHLGKECALITDGRFSGGTSGLSIGHISPEAAAGGNIGKIVDGDIIEIDIPNRSINVKLSDEELAARPMTPVTRDRKVPKSLKAYASMVSSADKGGVRIID